The Novipirellula caenicola genome includes the window TCGGCATGGTCCCAGCCGAACATCTCTTGTTCGAGTCCACTCAAACGACGACTCTCGGCCGCACGTCGCTCGACCAGCGATTGGTATTGTTCGGGCAACTCTTTCAGCAACAACGGAATCGCCATGTCTTGCAGCAGGGCACCGGCGAACAGGTCTTCGGCGTTGGCAACTTTCAGTGAGCGACCGAGCCTGCGTGCCAAAATCGCACGTCGCAGCGAATCTTGCCAAAGCGATTTCAAGTCAAAGGGACCAAATTTGGGATTCGGAATCACGCTGAACACGGCATTCCAAAGCGCAAAGTTGGTGATCGCACGGCTTCCCACCAACGTCAACGCTTGTTGTACGCTCATGATCTCGCGGCTGAACCCAAAGTAGGACGAGTTCACAAACTTCAACACTTGGCCCATCAGCCCAGGATCGGCTTCGATCGGTTTAGCAAACTCCGGCGGCCCTACATCATCTCGCTGCGACAGCTGCAGCAACGCGATCGCGCTGTGCGGCAATGCAGGCAATACGTCCGAGTGAAAGACATCTTCAAGAGCGGTGGTGTTGATGACGGTCGACATGATTTTTTTGTGGGCTTTAGACCAGGGAAATTTTTTCGTCGGGTAATTTTCTGCAAGCGGCAAACAGCACGTTTTGCCTATGAAACCTAGGCCAAGAAACCCCTGCGGGCAACGTTTTTATTGGGCCTTGTTCAAGCAACCAAAGCGTGGGACCAACAACCGGCAATTCCGTTACAAACCGTCACTTCGGCGTCCGCCTCGCGCATGGCATCGGTTTTCCGGTTCACCAACGCGATGAATCCTCTGTGCAACCGGCGTTGCGTCTGGGCAGCGGGTGTTGCTCAAAACAAACACGTCCTGAGCCCAACCCGGAACGCCACGCAAGCACCTAAGCCACTACCAAAAAAAGACTTACGCCACCGCAGCAGCTTCACGACTGAAGATTGGATCGCTTTGTGCAACGTTGCTCGGTTGATATGAGCAATCTTGGATTCAACGAAAACGACGTCCGTCTGCTGAAGCATTGTCTATGGATCAATGCCAAGTGTGTGATGCTGATCCTGCTGTTTGTGATCGCACTGCGATGGACTCAACCCAGCCCTATGCCGGGGACTGCGCCTCCGG containing:
- a CDS encoding HDOD domain-containing protein; this translates as MSTVINTTALEDVFHSDVLPALPHSAIALLQLSQRDDVGPPEFAKPIEADPGLMGQVLKFVNSSYFGFSREIMSVQQALTLVGSRAITNFALWNAVFSVIPNPKFGPFDLKSLWQDSLRRAILARRLGRSLKVANAEDLFAGALLQDMAIPLLLKELPEQYQSLVERRAAESRRLSGLEQEMFGWDHADAAALLANRWSLPADFVTLIAQHTQLDSLLAQGESARGGACVALASLLPSCSDEDWSEKAEFVAGYERLTQGDLASLADLFVDVDENTASFAPLLKLPTPKRTLSGYLAD